In Dioscorea cayenensis subsp. rotundata cultivar TDr96_F1 chromosome 11, TDr96_F1_v2_PseudoChromosome.rev07_lg8_w22 25.fasta, whole genome shotgun sequence, a single genomic region encodes these proteins:
- the LOC120272599 gene encoding MLO-like protein 14, which translates to MSGKPEEMRSLALTPTWSVATVLTIFVFVSLLVERSIHRLSSWLKKTHRNPLFEAVEKMKEELMLLGFISLLLTATSRTISSICIDSKFYNSNFSPCTRSEVDDSVESDSGSPPERKQLMEYLFRHSMKRLLSESTHGTCTEGYEPFVSYEGLEQLHRFIFVMAITHVSYSCLTMLLAIVKIHTWRSWEDEAQKDQFDAYCDITTRALTMRRQSTFVKFHAPHSWSRNGIVVWVICFFRQFGRSVARADYLTLRRGFIMNHNLTSRYDFHSYMIRSMEEEFKKIVGVSAPLWGFVIGFMLFNINGSNLYFWIAIIPITLVLLVGAKLQHVIATLALESAGISGLLNGGRLKPRDDLFWFKKPELLLNLIHFILFQNSFELASFFWFWWQFGYDSCYIRNHLLVYIRLILGFAGQFLCSYSTLPLYALVTQMGSNYKAALIPQRIRETIHGWGKAAKKRRRHRRSVDESTIRTETSTVCSIEEDEQLLDDHYNHSFIQIELQPNASIGSADNDQHSPAADESTIYSTNSNTPLLHCSFSVPTSPSLSDSRGNGISRSASMPVWRS; encoded by the exons ATGTCTGGAAAACCAGAAGAAATGAGGTCACTGGCACTGACCCCTACTTGGTCTGTGGCCACAGTCCTCACCATCTTCGTCTTTGTCTCTTTGCTCGTCGAGAGATCAATTCATCGTCTCAGCTCT TGGTTGAAGAAGACACATAGGAATCCACTCTTTGAAGCAGTGGAGAAAATGAAAGAAG AATTAATGTTGCTAGGCTTTATATCACTGCTTCTGACTGCCACCTCAAGAACTATATCCAGTATCTGCATCGATTCGAAGTtttataatagtaatttttccCCATGCACTCGATCGGAGGTCGATGATTCTGTAGAATCTGATAGTGGCTCACCTCCGGAGCGCAAGCAACTCATGGAGTATTTGTTTCGGCATTCGATGAAGAGGTTATTGAGTGAATCAACTCATGGAACTTGCACTGAG GGCTATGAACCATTTGTTTCATATGAGGGTTTGGAACAGCTTCACcgttttatatttgttatggCAATAACCCATGTATCATACAGTTGCCTTACTATGTTGCTGGCTATCGTAAAG ATCCATACTTGGAGATCATGGGAAGATGAGGCTCAAAAGGATCAATTTGATGCTTATTGTG ATATTACCACCAGAGCATTGACAATGAGACGGCAATCAACATTCGTGAAGTTTCACGCCCCGCATTCTTGGAGTCGGAATGGTATTGTTGTTTGGGTG ATATGTTTTTTCCGTCAGTTTGGACGGTCAGTTGCTCGAGCAGACTACCTTACTCTTCGAAGAGGCTTTATAATG AATCACAATTTAACTTCGAGATATGATTTCCATAGCTATATGATACGTTCTATGGAAGAAGAGTTCAAGAAGATTGTGGGTGTTAG CGCACCATTGTGGGGTTTCGTCATTGGCTTCATGTTGTTCAACATAAATG GATCTAATCTCTATTTCTGGATAGCGATAATTCCTATTACT CTTGTTCTACTGGTCGGTGCAAAACTGCAGCATGTAATTGCCACTCTTGCTCTGGAAAGTGCAGGCATTAGCGGACTTCTGAATGGAGGAAGATTAAAGCCACGAGACGACCTCTTCTGGTTCAAGAAACCCGAACTCTTACTGAATTTAATCCACTTCATTCTTTTTCAG AACTCATTCGAGCTGGCCTCATTCTTCTGGTTTTGG TGGCAATTTGGATACGACTCTTGCTATATCAGAAACCATTTACTCGTATATATTCGGCTTATTTTGGG GTTTGCAGGACAGTTCCTTTGTAGCTACAGCACATTGCCTCTCTATGCGTTAGTAACTCAG ATGGGATCAAACTACAAAGCAGCATTGATTCCGCAAAGGATTAGAGAGACAATACATGGATGGGGAAAGGCCGCGAAGAAGAGAAGGAGACACCGTCGATCAGTAGATGAATCAACGATACGAACCGAAACAAGCACAGTTTGCTCAATTGAAGAGGATGAGCAATTGCTTGATGATCACTATAATCATTCATTCATACAAATTGAACTACAGCCAAATGCAAGCATTGGCTCTGCTGACAATGATCAGCATTCACCTGCTGCTGATGAGAGTACAATCTATAGTACTAATTCGAACACGCCACTTCTGCATTGCTCGTTCTCGGTCCCAACTTCGCCGTCTTTATCGGATTCCCGGGGAAATGGCATTTCAAGATCAGCTTCAATGCCGGTTTGGAGATCATGA